A single Corticium candelabrum chromosome 16, ooCorCand1.1, whole genome shotgun sequence DNA region contains:
- the LOC134192206 gene encoding uncharacterized protein LOC134192206, translating into MSGLRITRKTMERCRADRAISVGQIRAQGLPAETKTTNLHSLKMPDFRAMKSVLLFIGYPRSGHTLVSALLDAHPHVALANEYDLFYKWSMFTETQKRAKFIYSELYRSSVDAPTSRDVDKGNAAWNYSVPHQWNGRYDQYVEVIGDKKGGGTTRMLSSVRSTDVVDELKRAVNVPVRFLHVIRNPYDNIATMAIRSVVNRKFISEGKVLNDTGLVAKAIKSYFSLVKQNDALRSHLKPLDVHSADVTRNPRQALKQICDFVNITCNAEYLKDCASIVFARPSRTRENVVWTAGMKANVEHNLKKYAFLSRYSFDTD; encoded by the exons ATGAGTGGCCTTAGGATAACACGGAAAACGATGGAAAGATG CCGTGCGGACAGGGCAATTTCAGTTGGACAAATAAGAGCACAGGGTCTTCCTGCAGAGACGAAGACTACAAATTTACATTCATTG AAAATGCCTGATTTTCGTGCAATGAAAAGTGTTCTTTTGTTCATTGGATATCCACGCAGTGGGCACACTCTTGTGTCAGCCCTTCTTGATGCTCATCCCCATGTAGCATTAGCCAATGAGTATGATCTCTTCTATAAATGGTCGATGTTCACGGAAACTCAAAAGCGAGCGAAATTCATCTATAGTGAACTCTATCGCAGTTCTGTTGATGCACCGACATCCAGGGATGTTGATAAGGGAAACGCTGCGTGGAACTACTCAGTGCCGCATCAATGGAATGGTCGATATGATCAGTATGTGGAG GTTATTGGTGACAAAAAAGGTGGAGGCACCACAAGAATGTTGAGTAGCGTCCGCAGCACTGACGTTGTAGATGAGCTCAAGAGAGCAGTCAATGTTCCAGTCCGATTCTTGCATGTCATTCGTAATCCATACGACAACATAGCGACTATGGCAATACGATCTGTGGTCAACAGAAAGTTCATATCTGAG GGCAAAGTATTAAATGACACCGGGTTGGTTGCAAAGGCAATCAAGAGTTACTTCAGTCTTGTCAAACAAAACGACGCATTACGAAGTCACCTCAAACCATTGGACGTGCATAGTGCAGACGTAACAAGAAACCCACGACAAGCACTCAAGCAAATTTGTGACTTCGTAAACATCACATGCAACGCGGAGTACCTGAAGGACtgtgctagcattgtatttgCTCGACCGTCAAGAACGAGAGAGAACGTAGTGTGGACTGCGGGAATGAAAGCAAATGTTGAGCACAATCTCAAGAAATACGCGTTCTTGTCACGATATAGTTTTGACACAGATTGA
- the LOC134192207 gene encoding coiled-coil domain-containing protein 192-like, whose translation MGSGVSASRSKVKTIQIKGELPRQTFLESNDDVDNGRDASINELGSLNSDAPDQLFGCVVNNERETQNDGVGRRDLETQTLRRKLEEAEKRAQRAESELLLHKSVAVGGVLAADVKHVNINHRDNQTVAKIHAQIVEKLESELRTAAEEMIAMRSRYDKKIRRLRSNSAKTKAESQVTIIELSEENSRLVEENASLLAQIDNCNRRLHQTSTSYALPRTSDIEEETMTDSRTKLIIELSHQVSQLDEELQQAKATITKLKSNHSHRISSATSRKSSKKLGERTSNDTSTLSRDSLLDET comes from the exons ATGGGAAGTGGAGTATCTGCTAGTAGAAGCAAAGTGAAGACCATTCAGATAAAAGGAGAACTCCCTAGACAAACGTTTTTAGAAAG CAATGACGACGTTGACAATGGGCGCGATGCCTCTATCAATGAATTAGGCAGCTTGAATTCTGACGCACCTGATCAGCTGTTTGGCTGCGTTGTCAATAATGAGAGAGAAACTCAGAATGATGGTGTCGGTAGACGAGATCTAGAGACTCAAACGTTGAGAAGAAAACTGGAAGAAGCTGAGAAGAGAGCACAACGAGCAGAAAGTGAA CTGTTATTGCACAAGTCTGTTGCAGTTGGTGGTGTTTTAGCTGCAGACGTTAAGCATGTCAACATCAACCACAGAGACAATCAAACAGTAGCAAAAATTCACGCCCAAATTGTAGAAAAACTAGAATCTGAGTTAAGGACGGCAGCTGAGGAAATGATTGCGATG AGAAGTCGATATGACAAGAAAATACGACGATTGCGATCAAACTCGGCAAAGACAAAGGCTGAGAGTCAAGTTACCATTATTGAATTGAGTGAAGAGAACTCTCGACTTGTGGAAGAAAATGCATCTCTTCTGG CCCAAATTGACAACTGTAATAGAAGACTCCACCAGACAAGTACATCATACGCACTTCCTAGGACATCCGACATCGAAGAAGAGACAATGACTGACTCGCGAACAAAGCTTATCATCGAGCTTTCACATCAAGTCTCTCAGTTGGATGAAGAGCTGCAACAAGCCAAAGCCACTATCACCAAACTAAAATCAAACCACAGCCACCGCATCAGCAGTGCAACATCCAGAAAGTCATCCAAGAAGCTCGGTGAAAGAACATCAAATGACACGTCGACACTCTCAAGAGACAGTTTGTTAGATGAAACATAG
- the LOC134192101 gene encoding HEAT repeat-containing protein 4-like produces MDDRLMPVAPQVTIPQLGERILRIKKAPEIVNKSTYNLEKEMVAIPALYLREISRDFTFTEDVVRERGPETLPYLFYPEAELFQTRDLLRSQTKYKRSTGRQTPRSHNPRHFFQGENFETHTNSRQDSNKTSQQTQRSHTSKTREKTKGVSSHVTPSSSHSHAYLSLNDDKIWEEVILTKLSHSSAERLASRGSGDTRERRLHVGRETRERENVNAPQSHKRGNSHAAYDEPTLGLTCYTQAAEPKQRNYRDEVVMKRLLPVHQSEDDRIRLDNDTVYEKRLAVSFPQEPKQYSTDTEQFGTPKYIIHGHRRWKALPVLTEDQAGSNWNPPTRLGLDSASRVAKSRRRKLIKSSSSTQIVDELQANLGVKTKWTSTTVEQLARDVKSINDPIRLAAITACAYASRFSLKDKSSMSDSPLPAVLYEGVRGALNDENELVRLAASVTLFTLGMPCGQSKKVLLETLEKGQGADCWTAAQCLARAGVGHLSVVRELVGKISSEGQKQQIAAKLLAQLSRTECLVHMLIAEQLNSANWKNRAAACSIIPSLRPPLSKEVARKIVDLMWNDWNSDVRQAAGQALGRTGQGKLVHDELRLRLRIGNEMAKLDALQKIGSLGLMTGRLLPSFLSCFKAEYVSIRLEAAKVAGLLHIKDTQVVKCLMKLMDDAIGVVKARAIQSLGLIGMNKPGLTDKLLWSMRFEKDSLVRAEACHTLQMIKVDDDRVVLYLKDLLTLDSDPSVRHEAAMALQAIGESPTADEGMADQVRVEVQKLGTVPAITQSILTEANDKKIERHRCRLLGIQKCEQNTNREDTEIVYRQMSVTEDGRESSCTLGSELLRLDGTDNDVRQRECGISNNEPFDSPTSVCSTAIQLQVAKSDTVSFDLCEGERHEMVHSGMSTCAGFETLESDG; encoded by the exons ATGGACGACCGTCTGATGCCCGTGGCTCCTCAAGTGACAATTCCTCAACTTGGAGAGCGGATATTGCGGATAAAAAAGGCTCCAGAGATTGTTAATAAATCTACCTACAATCTAGAGAAGGAGATGGTAGCTATCCCGGCCTTGTATTTACGTGAAATCAGCAGAGACTTCACATTCACTGAAGATGTTGTTAGAGAGAGAGGACCGGAGACTTTGCCTTATCTCTTTTATCCTGAAGCTGAACTATTTCAGACAAGAGACTTACTTCGCAGTCAAACCAAATACAAGCGTTCTACAGGACGGCAAACTCCACGTTCTCACAATCCGCGTCATTTCTTCCAAGGAGAAAACTTCGAAACGCATACAAACTCGAGACAAGACTCTAATAAAACATCTCAGCAAACTCAACGCTCACACACATCAAAAACCAGGGAGAAAACGAAGGGAGtatcaagtcacgtgactcccTCATCATCCCATTCACATGCCTATCTCTCACTTAACGATGACAAAATATGGGAAGAAGTTATTTTGACAAAACTTAGTCactcgtctgctgaacgtctTGCAAGCAGAGGGTCAGGAGATACAAGAGAACGACGCCTTCATGTTGGCAGAGAGACAAGAGAGAGGGAAAATGTAAATGCTCCTCAATCTCACAAGCGCGGCAACTCTCATGCAGCTTATGATGAACCAACACTAGGTCTCACGTGTTACACACAAGCAGCCGAACCTAAACAGAGAAACTATAGAGACGAAGTTGTGATGAAGCGGCTGCTGCCTGTGCATCAAAGTGAAGACGATCGGATACGATTGGACAATGACACAGTGTATGAGAAGCGGCTGGCAGTCAGCTTTCCACAGGAGCCAAAACAGTATAGTACAGATACAGAGCAATTTGGGACTCCGAAGTACATCATACATGGACATAGGAGATGGAAAGCATTGCCTGTTTTGACAGAA GATCAAGCTGGGAGTAACTGGAATCCCCCAACTCGTCTAGGATTAGACAGTGCTTCTAGAGTTGCTAAGAGTCGTCGAAGGAAACTGATCAAGTCGTCATCATCTACTCAAATAG TCGATGAGCTGCAAGCCAACTTGGGTGTCAAAACAAAATGGACGTCAACAACAGTGGAGCAGCTTGCTCGTGACGTCAAGAGCATCAATGACCCCATCCGACTAGCAGCCATAACTGCGTGTGCATATGCCAGTCGTTTCTCACTCAAAGACAAA TCTAGCATGAGTGACAGCCCATTGCCAGCTGTTCTATATGAGGGAGTTAGAGGAGCATTGAATGATGAGAATGAGCTTGTCAGATTAGCAGCTTCCGTTACATTGTTTACACTTGGTATGCCATGTGGACAG TCTAAGAAAGTTTTATTGGAGACATTGGAGAAAGGGCAAGGAGCTGATTGTTGGACAGCTGCTCAATGTTTGGCAAGAGCAGGTGTTGGACACCTGTCCGTTGTTAGAGAGCTGGTAGGGAAGATATCCAGTGAAGGACAAAAGCAACAAATTGCAGCCAAACTATTGGCACAGCTTAGTCGCACTGAG TGCCTGGTTCATATGCTGATTGCCGAGCAGCTCAACAGTGCAAATTGGAAAAACCGAGCAGCGGCATGCTCAATCATTCCCTCGCTTCGGCCTCCTCTCAGCAAG GAAGTGGCACGAAAGATTGTTGATCTGATGTGGAATGACTGGAATAGTGATGTTCGACAAGCAGCAGGACAGGCCCTGGGCAGAACAGGACAAGGAAAG CTTGTTCATGATGAGTTGAGGCTGCGACTACGAATTGGGAATGAAATGGCTAAACTTGATGCTCTGCAGAag ATTGGGAGTCTTGGTCTCATGACTGGTCGTTTACTGCCCTCGTTTCTTTCGTGTTTCAAGGCTGAATACGTATCCATTAGACTAGAGGCAGCCAAA GTTGCCGGTTTGCTGCATATAAAGGACACTCAAGTAGTGAAGTGTTTAATGAAATTAATGGATGATGCCATTGGTGTTGTAAAAGCTCGTGCAATTCAAT ctcTTGGTCTAATTGGCATGAACAAGCCCGGTTTGACTGACAAGTTGCTGTGGTCTATGCGGTTTGAGAAGGATTCTTTGGTTAGAGCTGAAGCATGTCACACTCTACAGATGATCAAGGTTGATGACGATCGAGTGGTGTTGTACTTGAAAGATCTACTGACACTAGACAGTGACCCATCTGTGAGACA TGAAGCGGCTATGGCCCTACAAGCCATTGGTGAGAGTCCAACAGCTGATGAAGGGATGGCTGACCAAGTGAGAGTCGAAGTACAGAAACTTGGCACCGTGCCAGCAATAACTCAGAGTATCCTCACAGAAGCTAACGACAAAAAGATAGAAAGACATCGATGTCGACTTCTAGGAATACAAAAATGcgaacaaaacacaaacagagaagACACAGAAATCgtatacagacagatgagtgTGACAGAAGACGGACGAGAATCATCCTGCACACTTGGCAGCGAACTGTTGAGACTTGATGGAACAGACAATGACGTCAGACAGAGAGAGTGCGGTATTTCTAACAACGAACCTTTTGACTCTCCAACGTCAGTGTGCTCGACGGCAATTCAGTTGCAAGTGGCTAAATCGGACACGGTCTCGTTCGATTTGTGTGAGGGAGAACGACACGAAATGGTGCATTCTGGAATGAGCACGTGTGCTGGATTTGAAACTCTAGAGAGTGATGGTTAA
- the LOC134192102 gene encoding uncharacterized protein LOC134192102 — MIRTKSYKKSPSQSASPVDVEIERKKRDVPSFTTNSTSSTTDSTREKHQHKPYEGRKQEVISRHLALATRSPASSIAAKYEGAYTQATQHVQRSYTPHILEWRDERREGNRNMLAGQRGSNANEMRTSSMQETVVSETSTLDEERRDDNRQVEVSFSDSRSVRAAAFEEWAARKQATASVRHVTFQPHQASRNTVKRSDNTDATFNADKDRQVTVVKENTWADSSTMRKAIYAQWLTEKDEREKQERNEKLGKQKKEKEELARTMKEKEVDSQRAFETWKEKKTEKLKERLKTEKMVLKHKEIEKKEKEQTQAHESNVLFKSWKEKKDDFITKQHSEIFQQKCEERKMKEAEVQKKKEENRKTYDKWCATKEERIKEEHRRVQREKRQEEEDKRKAIEERKEKNATAYQTWKDKKEHVEHQSRSRPPSPDIRIPWSPAGIGNGGVLRSHTSVLHQRSPLPKSQSPGRARKKKTIQVCCQTLEYWCVCDDSQ; from the exons ATGATCAGAACCAAGTCTTACAAGAAGAGTCCATCTCAGAGTGCATCACCAGTTGACGTCGAGATTGAGAGAAAGAAACGCGACGTTCCTAGTTTTACTACTAATAGTACTAGTAGTACTACAGATTCAACAAGAGAGAAACATCAACATAAACCGTATGAAGGTAGAAAGCAGGAGGTTATTAGTCGTCATCTGGCGCTAGCAACACGTTCTCCTGCTTCATCGATCGCAGCGAAATACGAAGGCGCCTACACACAAGCGACACAACATGTACAGAGatcatacacaccacacatactgGAGTGGAGAGATGAAAGGAGAGAAGGTAATAGGAACATGTTAGCAGGACAACGTGGAAGTAATGCTAACGAGATGAGAACGTCTTCAATGCAAGAAACTGTTGTATCAGAGACATCGACACTAGATGAGGAAAGACGAGATGACAACCGGCAAGTTGAAGTGTCATTTAGTGACTCTAGAAGTGTAAGAGCTGCTGCATTTGAAGAATGGGCTGCCAGAAAGCAAGCAACAGCTTCAGTCAGGCACGTGACATTTCAGCCTCATCAAGCCAGTAGAAACACAGTGAAGAGGTCTGACAATACGGATGCAACTTTCAATGCTGACAAGGACAGGCAAGTGACTGTCGTGAAGGAGAATACTTGGGCTGATTCATCGACAATGAGGAAAGCAATTTATGCGCAATGGTTGACTGAGAAGGATGAACGAGAGAAACAAGAGAGAAATGAGAAGTTGGgaaaacaaaagaaagaaaaagaagagcTGGCAAGGACAATGAAAGAAAAGGAAGTCGACTCACAACGAGCATTTGAAACGTGGAAAGAGAAGAAAACTGAAAAACTGAAGGAGAGACTGAAGACTGAAAAGATGGTATTGAAACACAAGGAGATCGAGAAAAAGGAAAAGGAGCAGACACAAGCACATGAATCAAACGTGTTGTTCAAATCatggaaagaaaagaaagacgatttcataacaaaacaacactCAGAAATATTTCAGCAAAAATGTGAAGAAAGAAAAATGAAGGAAGCTGAAGttcaaaagaagaaagaagagaacAGGAAGACATATGACAAATG GTGTGCTACTAAGGAAGAAAGAATAAAGGAAGAGCACAGACGAGTGCAGAGAGAAAAACGTCAAGAGGAGGAGGACAAACGCAAGGCAATCGAGGAACGAAAAGAGAAGAATGCAACAGCGTACCAAACTTGGAAAGATAAGAAGGAACATGTTGAGCATCAATCGCGATCTCGTCCACCGTCTCCTGATATTCGTATTCCATGGAGTCCTGCTGGTATAGGAAATGGTGGAGTTCTACGGTCACACACCTCAGTTTTGCATCAACGATCGCCGTTGCCCAAATCGCAAAGTCCGGGTCGAGCgagaaagaagaagacgaTACAAGTGTGTTGTCAGACGTTAGAGTattggtgtgtttgtgatgACAGCCAGTAG
- the LOC134192398 gene encoding uncharacterized protein LOC134192398 translates to MKVKQTSQLDYVSTTGSRRLAIVVKTYNCTAVYYNCEAGVQGFGVRGLGARGSGFWCRGFEVRRIRGSGFGGLGVWGSGFGFGGSGFGVWGSGSGVRGLGFEFGVRGLGFGVRGSGVREFGVRGSGVREFGVRGLSSGVRGSGFGVRGSGFGVRGSGVRGLGFEFGVRGLGFGVRGSGVREFGVRGSGVREFGVRGLSSGVRGSGFGVRGSGFGGSRFGVRVRGSGFGVWGSGFGVRGSGVREFGVRGLGWGVRGSGWGVRGSGFGVRVGGFGVRGSGFGVRGSGVRGLGFEFGVRGLGFGVRGSGVREFGVRGSGVREFGVRGLSSGVRGSGFGVRGSGFGVRGFEVWGSSSGFGVWGLGFGVRGSGFGGSGVWGSGFGLGGSGFGLGGSGFGVRGSGWGVRGSGFGVRVRGFEVWGSGFGVRGFGVRGSGFGVRGFGGSEFGVRGSGFGVGSWGLGVRGFGVRGFGVRRSGVQGSGSGVEGSEVLGFGVRGSGIWGSEFGGSGVRTSCPPS, encoded by the exons ATGAAAGTAAAGCAAACTTCTCAGTTAGACTACGTATCTACGACTGGTAGCCGTCGTTTGGCGATCGTGGTCAAGACATACAATTGCACTGCCGTGTATTACAACTGCGAGGCTGGGGTTCAGGGATTCGGGGTCCGGGGTTTGGGGGCTCGGGGTTCGGGATTCTGGTGTCGAGGGTTCGAGGTTCGGAG AATTCGGGGTTCGGGGTTCGGGGGTTTGGGAGTTTGGGGTTCGGGGTTTGGGTTCGGGGGTTCGGGGTTCGGGGTTTGGGGTTCGGGTTCGGGGGTTCGAGGTTTGGGGTTCGAGTTCGGGGTTCGGGGTTTGGGGTTTGGGGTTCGGGGTTCGGGGGTTCGAGAATTCGGGGTTCGGGGTTCGGGGGTTCGGGAGTTTGGGGTTCGGGGTTTGAGTTCGGGGGTTCGGGGTTCGGGGTTCGGGGTTCGGGGTTCGGGGTTCGGGGTTCGGGGTTCGGGGGTTCGAGGTTTGGGGTTCGAGTTCGGGGTTCGGGGTTTGGGGTTTGGGGTTCGGGGTTCGGGGGTTCGAGAATTCGGGGTTCGGGGTTCGGGGGTTCGGGAGTTTGGGGTTCGGGGTTTGAGTTCGGGGGTTCGGGGCTCGGGGTTCGGGGTTCGGGGTTCGGGGTTCGGGGGTTCGAGGTTTGGGGTTCGAGTTCGGGGTTCGGGGTTTGGGGTTTGGGGTTCGGGGTTCGGGGTTCGGGGTTCGGGGGTTCGGGAGTTTGGGGTTCGGGGTTTGGGTTGGGGGGTTCGGGGTTCGGGTTGGGGGGTTCGGGGTTCGGGGTTCGGGGTTCGGGTTGGGGGGTTCGGGGTTCGGGGTTCGGGGTTCGGGGTTCGGGGTTCGGGGGTTCGAGGTTTGGGGTTCGAGTTCGGGGTTCGGGGTTTGGGGTTTGGGGTTCGGGGTTCGGGGGTTCGAGAATTCGGGGTTCGGGGTTCGGGGGTTCGGGAGTTTGGGGTTCGGGGTTTGAGTTCGGGGGTTCGGGGTTCGGGGTTCGGGGTTCGGGGTTCGGGGTTCGGGGTTCGGGGGTTCGAGGTTTGGGGTTCGAGTTCGGGGTTCGGGGTTTGGGGTTTGGGGTTCGGGGTTCGGGGTTCGGGGTTCGGGGGTTCGGGAGTTTGGGGTTCGGGGTTTGGGTTGGGGGGTTCGGGGTTCGGGTTGGGGGGTTCGGGGTTCGGGGTTCGGGGTTCGGGTTGGGGGGTTCGGGGTTCGGGGTTTGGGGTTCGGGTTCGGGGGTTCGAGGTTTGGGGTTCGGGGTTCGGGGTTCGGGGGTTCGGGGTTCGGGGTTCGGGGTTTGGGGTTCGGGGGTTCGGGGGTTCGGAGTTCGGGGTTCGGGGTTCGGGGTTCGGGGTTGGGAGTTGGGGGTTGGGGGTTCGGGGGTTCGGGGTTCGGGGGTTCGGGGTTCGGCGTTCGGGGGTTCAGGGTTCGGGTTCTGGTGTCGAGGGTTCGGAAGTTCTTGGGTTTGGGGTTCGGGGATCTGGGATTTGGGGATCGGAGTTCGGAGGTTCGGGGGTTCGAACGAGCTGCCCGCCCAGCTGA
- the LOC134191837 gene encoding uncharacterized protein LOC134191837: protein MNRSRRESVKQLSENKRRKNDEDTHTAASSVDGQTKSDSNSSEGGGKRARDARESVNGQELSDGPRVTRDRKRSTTRRIPFQDRPSKGRKGRKRKSVREESQNDVCRVDSDEDLPVSGVVSDETRACGDCVPDALRNGQVVWVKVRRYPHWPAVIVKMQLKQQRKRHVFVNFFNYDGPSYACRNPRNNIRPFNAENNQLRNGYDSWKDRNMQEAFYVALNLADSFILQRGLQTSCGEATPVSAEKQKQFDEITKFCSLQAYKPSIPSTRVTGRYSSVAAPVFKFEVGDESDSDSENDDEEEEREDEAAADKLTELEQTIHAEETLPQYNDMTFVINFVKTLRDELFKIFTREEVCDRHTKFFSQRAAERNMLKRMSGFGPVQEDLHEKLINELHTILNTFNPPTNLSNNNYVFEVMLPETITRLISDVEEIPHNEAKDKYLAHITGQT, encoded by the exons ATGAATAGATCAAGGCGGGAAAGCGTCAAACAACTCTCAGAGAACAAAAGAAGAAA AAACGACGAAGACACCCACACAGCGGCGAGTTctgtggatggacagacaaaaagcgACTCAAACTCATCAGAAGGAGGAGGCAAACGGGCGAGAGATGCGAGAGAGAGTGTGAATGG GCAAGAGCTGTCAGACGGACCACGTGTGACTAGAG ATAGAAAACGTTCAACAACACGGCGAATACCATTTCAAGATCGACCTTCAAAGGGAAGAAAAGGAAGAAAGAGGAAGTCAGTAAGAGAGGAAAGTCAAAATGA TGTGTGTAGGGTGGATAGTGATGAGGACCTTCCTGTATCGGGTGTTGTCAGCGATGAGACAAGAGCATGTGGAGATTGTGTCCCTGATG CACTGAGGAATGGCCAAGTTGTGTGGGTGAAAGTGAGAAGGTATCCACATTGGCCTGCTGTG ATTGTCAAGATGCAATTGAAGCAACAAAGAAAGCGACACGTTTTTGTCAACTTCTTCAATTACGACGGTCCCTC ATACGCCTGCAGAAATCCGAGGAATAACATTCGACCATTCAATGCCGAAAACAACCAGCTGAGA AATGGCTATGACAGTTGGAAGGACAGGAATATGCAAGAGGCTTTTTATGTTGCTCTCAACTTGGCAGATTCGTTTATTCTTCAACGAGGACTACAGACAAGCTGTGGTGAAG CAACTCCAGTCAGTGCGGAAAAGCAAAAACAATTCGACGAAATAACAAAGTTCTGCAGTCTTCAAGCCTACAAACCATCGATTCCTTCCACTCGAGTCACCG GCAGATACTCTAGTGTTGCTGCTCctgttttcaaatttgaaGTTGGAGATGAGAGTGACTCTGATAGTGAAAATGAtgacgaggaggaggagagggAGGATGAAGCTGCAGCTGACAAGTTGACGGAGCTGGAACAGACTATCCATGCAGAAGAAAC GTTGCCTCAATATAATGACATGACATTTGTGATAAATTTTGTAAAGACATTGAGA GATGAACTCTTCAAGATTTTCACTAGAGAAGAAGTTTGTGATAGGCATACAAAATTCTTCAGTCAGAGAGCTGCTGAGAGAAATATGCTCAAACGTATGTCAGGATTTGGACCAGTGCAAGAAGATTTG CATGAGAAACTAATCAACGAGCTACACACCATCCTCAACACCTTCAACCCACCGACCAACctcagcaacaacaactatGTATTTGAAGTTATGCTACCCGAA ACAATCACAAGACTAATCAGTGACGTCGAAGAAATCCCTCACAACGAGGCGAAAGACAAGTATCTCGCTCACATCACCGGTCAAACCTAA
- the LOC134191839 gene encoding LIM and senescent cell antigen-like-containing domain protein 1 → MAAVIGPGTPCSVCQEIFIETDKIMNASGRVWHDRCFVCVQCFRPFKDSPFYEYDGRHYCEYDFQTLYAPCCGDCGKFIVGRVINAMQQSWHPSCFKCINCHCELASVGYVKNSGKPLCKRCSAELKGAGKSICYKCHFPIHDGGITFHEMKYHPHHFNCFECHETLTTKAREFGGDLYCLRCYDKLESTICGACRRPIEGRIIHALGKTWHPEHFVCAHCEKPFDGRRHYEKKGLAYCEAHFNMLYGERCFYCDRPVGGEVISEYYKSWCVHHFRCYGCDRNLTSKDKFVDFDLKPMCKRCYEHLPMEMRKRLKAQADGTVHKTAKVKRVKKETGFV, encoded by the exons ATGGCGGCTGTTATTGGCCCTGGTACGCCatgctctgtctgtcaggaGATATTCATTGAAACAGATAAGATTATGAATGCTTCAGGACGAGTTTGGCACGACCGTTGCTTTGT atgtgtCCAGTGCTTTCGCCCTTTCAAGGACAGTCCTTTCTATGAG TATGATGGCCGTCATTATTGCGAGTATGATTTCCAGACTTTGTATGCTCCATGTTGTGGAGACTGCG GGAAGTTTATTGTCGGCCGAGTCATCAATGCTATGCAGCAAAGTTGGCATCCGAGTTGCTTTAAGTGTATCAATTGTCACTGCGAACTGGCAAGTGTTGGATATGTGAAGAATAGTGGAAA GCCACTGTGCAAGCGTTGTTCTGCAGAGTTGAAAGGTGCTGGGAAATCGATTTGCTACAAGTGCCA CTTCCCTATTCATGATGGCGGCATCACTTTTCATGAGATGAAATATCATCCTCACCATTTTAACTGTTTTGAATGCCA TGAAACTTTAACAACAAAAGCAAGAGAATTTGGTGGCGATCTCTACTGTCTTCGATGCTATGACAAACTGGAGTCAACCATCTGTGGAGCATGCCGTCGTCCAATAGAAGGACGTATTATTCATGCATTGGGCAAAACATGGCACCCAGAG CATTTTGTGTGTGCTCATTGTGAGAAACCATTTGATGGGCGTCGTCACTATGAGAAGAAAGGATTAGCATACTGTGAAGCACATTTCAATATG ttgTATGGGGAACGGTGCTTTTATTGTGACCGGCCGGTTGGTGGAGAAG TCATTTCTGAGTATTACAAGTCTTGGTGTGTCCACCACTTCCGTTGCTACGGCTGCGACCGCAACCTCACCtccaa GGACAAATTTGTCGACTTCGACTTGAAACCGATGTGCAAGAGATGCTACGAACACCTGCCGATGGAGATGAGGAAACGACTCAAAGCACAGGCAGACGGCACTGTCCACAAGACGGCGAAAGTAAAACGCGTGAAGAAGGAGACGGGCTTCGTCTAG
- the LOC134192660 gene encoding uncharacterized HIT-like protein Synpcc7942_1390 codes for MRVCRFNRAIIAATALTFIRRSVVSSFRYFNAGVDYGKSGQAANQTETIFSKILRKEIPADIVHEDEKCIGFRDVNPQAPTHILIIPRQHIPMLTQAQASDAELLGHLLLTANKIAAAEGLEQGFRLVINNGEHGAQSVYHLHVHLLGGRQLTWPPG; via the exons ATGAGAGTGTGTCGGTTTAATCGTGCAATCATTGCTGCTACTGCACTGACGTTTATTCGTCGCTCAGTAGTGAGCAGTTTCAGATATTTCAATGCTGGTGTTGATTATGGAAAAAGCGGTCAAGCTGCAAACCAAACGGAAACGATATTTTCGAAGATTCTGCGCAAGGAAATTCCGGCAGACATCGTGCACGAGGATGAGAAG tGCATTGGCTTCAGGGATGTCAATCCCCAAGCACCAACACACATTCTCATCATTCCTCGGCAGCACATCCCTATGCTAACACAAGCACAAGCATCAGATGCCGAA CTGCTCGGTCACCTATTGCTGACTGCAAATAAGATTGCTGCAGCAGAAGGTCTGGAACAAGGATTCAGACTAG TGATCAACAACGGCGAACATGGTGCTCAATCAGTGTACCACCTGCATGTTCATCTACTGGGTGGAAGACAACTCACGTGGCCTCCTGGATAA